A part of Camelus ferus isolate YT-003-E chromosome 6, BCGSAC_Cfer_1.0, whole genome shotgun sequence genomic DNA contains:
- the TCF12 gene encoding transcription factor 12 isoform X9: MFASTFFMQDGTHNSSDLWSSSNGMSQPGFGGILGTSTSHMSQSSSYGSLHSHDRLSYPPHSVSPTDINTSLPPMSSFHRASTSSSPYVAASHTPPINGSDSILGTRGNAAGSSQTGDALGKALASIYSPDHTSSSFPSNPSTPVGSPSPLTGTGQWPRPGGQAPSSPSYENSLHSLKNRVEQQLHEHLQDAMSFLKDVCEQSRMEDRLDRLDDAIHVLRNHAVGPSTSLPAGHSDIHSLLGPSHNAPIGSLNSNYGGSSLVTSSRSASMVGTHREDSVSLNGGNHSVLSSTVTASSTDLNHKTQENYRGGLQSQSGTVVPTEIKTESKEKDENLHEPPSSDDMKSDDESSQKDIKVSSRGRTSSTNEDEDLNPEQKIEREKERRMANNARERLRVRDINEAFKELGRMCQLHLKSEKPQTKLLILHQAVAVILSLEQQVRERNLNPKAACLKRREEEKVSAVSAEPPTTLPGTHPGLSETTNPMGHM; encoded by the exons ATGTTTGCTAGCACTTTCTTTATGCAAG ATGGGACCCACAATTCTTCTGACCTTTGGAGTTCATCAAATGGGATGAGCCAGCCTGGTTTTGGTGGAATTCTGGGGACCTCCACTTCCCACATGTCTCAGTCCAGTAGTTACGGCAGCCTTCATTCACATGACCGCTTG AGTTATCCTCCACACTCAGTTTCACCAACAGACATAAACACAAGTCTTCCGCCAATGTCCAGCTTCCATCGCGCCAGTACCAGCAGTTCACCTTACGTTGCTGCCTCACACACTCCTCCCATCAATGGATCAGATAGCATTCTAG GAACCAGAGGGAACGCTGCTGGAAGCTCACAGACAGGTGATGCACTTGGAAAAGCTTTGGCATCT ATTTATTCTCCTGACCACACCAGCAGTAGTTTTCCATCAAATCCATCAACACCAGTTGGATCACCCTCACCTCTCACag GTACCGGTCAGTGGCCCAGACCTGGAGGGCAAGCTCCTTCATCCCCAAGCTATGAAAACTCACTCCACTCCCTG AAAAATCGAGTTGAGCAGCAACTTCACGAGCATTTGCAAGATGCGATGTCCTTCTTAAAGGATGTCTGTGAG CAATCTCGAATGGAAGATCGTTTGGATAGGCTGGATGATGCTATCCATGTGCTGCGGAACCATGCCGTGGGACCTTCCACCAGTTTGCCTGCTGGTCACAGTGATATACACAGTTTATTGGGACCATCCCATAATGCACCAATTGGAAGCCTCAATTCAAACTATGGTGGATCAAGCCTTGTTACAAGCAGTCGATCTGCTTCAATG gtCGGAACTCACCGAGAAGACTCTGTCAGTCTCAACGGCGGCAATCATTCAGTCCTGTCTAGTACGGTCACCGCTTCAAGCACAGACTTGAACCATAAAACGCAAGAAAATTATAGAG GTGGCTTGCAAAGTCAGTCGGGAACTGTTGTTCCAACAGAAATCAAGactgaaagcaaagagaaagatgaaaaccTTCATGAACCTCCTTCATCAGATGACATGAAATCAGATGATGAATCCTCCCAAAAAGATATCAAGGTTTCATCTAGAGGCAGAACAAG CAGTACTAATGAAGatgaggatttgaacccagaacaGAAGatagaaagggagaaggaaaggcgGATGGCTAACAATGCCAGAGAACGCTTGCGTGTGCGGGATATTAATGAGGCATTCAAAGAGCTTGGTCGAATGTGTCAGCTTCATTTAAAGAGtgaaaaaccccaaacaaaactcCTTATTCTTCACCAGGCTGTGGCAGTCATTCTTAGTCTAGAACAACAAGTCAGAG